TTATCTTCCCTTTTCGACTGACAGGGCTGTCATGCGGGAGAACGATACAAAGCACCACTTGCTTCGTCCGCAGTCCCAAAAAGTCGGCTGGAAAAGATCGAAATGAACCGGTTCGGTACCATGGCTTTGGATATTTTCCCAGCAAATGGAATTGTAAAGGAACGGCCATGAGCATGGAATCGAGTGAAAAGGATCCCATTTTGTTGCTGCCGGACGAAGCGTATATCGGTAACGAGCCTGATTTTATCATCACCACCCTTGACGCATGCATCTCCGTAACCCTGCATCACCCCCGATCCGGTACCGGCGCCATTGTCCACAGTCGCCTGCCCACGGATCCCCATCGGGAAGAACGGCTCCTCCTGCCCGCACTCGGGTTGCCGTTTGGCCGCGACGGCCACTGCTTCCGCTACATCGACTCCTCCATCAACCGATTGGTGAGGATCTTTCGCGCCTTCGGCATCAAAACGGAGGAGATTCTCGCCGGAATTTACGGCGGAGCCACCTTGCGGTGCCACGAGGTGGAAATGACCTCCCTCGGGCAGAAAAACGTGGCCGC
Above is a genomic segment from Magnetococcales bacterium containing:
- a CDS encoding chemotaxis protein CheD yields the protein MSMESSEKDPILLLPDEAYIGNEPDFIITTLDACISVTLHHPRSGTGAIVHSRLPTDPHREERLLLPALGLPFGRDGHCFRYIDSSINRLVRIFRAFGIKTEEILAGIYGGATLRCHEVEMTSLGQKNVAAAMDWLNKYHIVIDRQETGGNMSRRIEFNVVSGEVRVSPLES